Proteins co-encoded in one Medicago truncatula cultivar Jemalong A17 chromosome 8, MtrunA17r5.0-ANR, whole genome shotgun sequence genomic window:
- the LOC25501074 gene encoding repetitive proline-rich cell wall protein 1-like isoform X1, producing MRKASNLQRPLLAFWVPLLLLVTFCYATSVVARNDPSGNQVNTDGKLANEEATKTNLEGHNEEEKFKGLFHLKHKLKGYFHQKPIFKKPIPFYKPIHKDIPYYKPIPKYVPIYKPIHKPIPIYKPIPKVIPIYKPIPKVIPIYKPVPIYKPIPKVIPIYKPIPIYKPIPKVIPIVKPIH from the exons ATGAGAAAAGCTTCCAATTTGCAAAGGCCACTTTTGGCCTTCTGGGTTCCTTTGTTGCTTCTTGTCACCTTTTGTTATGCTACTTCTGTTGTAGCAAGAAATGATCCTTCAG GAAACCAAGTGAACACAGATGGGAAGCTTGCAAATGAAGAGGCAACAAAGACAAACCTAGAAGGAcataatgaagaagaaaaattcaaaGGACTTTTTCATCTTAAACACAAACTCAAAGGATATTTTCACCAAAAACCAATTTTCAAGAAACCAATTCCATTTTATAAACCTATTCACAAAGATATTCCATATTACAAACCTATACCAAAATACGTTCCAATCTATAAGCCAATCCACAAACCAATTCCCATTTACAAGCCTATTCCAAAGGTAATTCCAATTTACAAGCCTATTCCAAAGGTAATTCCAATTTACAAGCCTGTTCCAATTTACAAGCCTATTCCAAAGGTAATTCCAATTTACAAGCCTATTCCAATTTACAAACCTATCCCAAAGGTAATTCCCATTGTAAAGCCAATCCATTAA
- the LOC25501074 gene encoding repetitive proline-rich cell wall protein 1-like isoform X2, with amino-acid sequence MRKASNLQRPLLAFWVPLLLLVTFCYATSVVARNDPSGNQVNTDGKLANEEATKTNLEGHNEEEKFKGLFHLKHKLKGYFHQKPIFKKPIPFYKPIHKDIPYYKPIPKYVPIYKPIHKPIPIYKPIPKVIPIYKPVPIYKPIPKVIPIYKPIPIYKPIPKVIPIVKPIH; translated from the exons ATGAGAAAAGCTTCCAATTTGCAAAGGCCACTTTTGGCCTTCTGGGTTCCTTTGTTGCTTCTTGTCACCTTTTGTTATGCTACTTCTGTTGTAGCAAGAAATGATCCTTCAG GAAACCAAGTGAACACAGATGGGAAGCTTGCAAATGAAGAGGCAACAAAGACAAACCTAGAAGGAcataatgaagaagaaaaattcaaaGGACTTTTTCATCTTAAACACAAACTCAAAGGATATTTTCACCAAAAACCAATTTTCAAGAAACCAATTCCATTTTATAAACCTATTCACAAAGATATTCCATATTACAAACCTATACCAAAATACGTTCCAATCTATAAGCCAATCCACAAACCAATTCCCATTTACAAGCCTATTCCAAAG GTAATTCCAATTTACAAGCCTGTTCCAATTTACAAGCCTATTCCAAAGGTAATTCCAATTTACAAGCCTATTCCAATTTACAAACCTATCCCAAAGGTAATTCCCATTGTAAAGCCAATCCATTAA